One region of Exiguobacterium acetylicum genomic DNA includes:
- a CDS encoding CFI-box-CTERM domain-containing protein, translating into MNYFLWEMLILSKEIGGNTGSGRPKVISGNAGNNRSKVISGGTGNSSGSSSSGNSGSSNNSDCFVATAAYGTPLQYEIQVLRNWRDNTLRYNSIGRQFIAFYYKVGPSLADFIKKYPIFKAPVRTIVKSIIRFMK; encoded by the coding sequence TTGAATTATTTTTTATGGGAGATGTTAATTTTGTCAAAAGAGATAGGTGGAAATACAGGTAGTGGGCGTCCTAAAGTAATTTCAGGAAATGCCGGTAATAACCGATCTAAAGTAATTTCAGGTGGAACAGGAAACAGCTCAGGTTCAAGTTCTTCTGGAAACTCTGGTAGTTCTAATAACTCAGATTGCTTTGTAGCGACAGCAGCATATGGAACACCTTTGCAATATGAGATTCAAGTTTTAAGAAATTGGCGCGACAATACGCTTAGATATAATAGTATTGGTCGTCAATTCATTGCATTTTACTACAAAGTGGGTCCTTCATTGGCTGACTTCATCAAAAAGTATCCAATTTTTAAAGCACCTGTTCGAACAATAGTAAAATCTATTATTCGTTTCATGAAGTAA